Part of the Flavobacteriales bacterium genome, AGGGATTAAACTAAAACATTAACATATGAACCATTACGAGACCGTTTTCATTTTGAATCCCGTTTTGTCTGAAGAACAGATGAAGGAGACGGTTCAAAAGTTTATCAAACTTTTGAAAGAAAGTAAGGCAAAGATTGTTGCCGAGGAGCATTGGGGGCTTAAAAAGATGGCCTACAGTATCCAGAAAAAAAGAACAGGTTTTTATTACCTTATTGAATTCACTTCTGATGACAATGAGATTAATAACAAACTCGAACTTGCTTATAAGCGTGACGAACGTTTGATGCGTTGGATAACAGTAAAGCTTGATAAGCATGCTGTTGTTTATGCTGAGAGCAGAAGAAAAAGACTGAATTCTAACAAAAAACAGGAGGCATAATCATGGCAGACGATATTAGATACCTATCCCCAGTTGATGTAAACAACAGAAACACCAAAAAATACTGCCGATTCAAAAAGGCTGGTATTAAATACATTGACTACAAAGACCCTGACTTCCTTATGCGATTTGTCAATGAGCAAGGAAAAATTCTTCCTAGAAGAATCACAGGAACGTCATTGAAGTACCAAAGAAAAGTTTCACAAGCAATTAAAAGATGCCGTCACTTGGCTCTTATGCCATACGTTGGCGATATGCTAAAATAATTTACAATTATGGAATTGATATTATTACAAGACGTAGAAAAATTGGGCTTTAAAGATGAAATCGTAAACGTGAAAAACGGTTACGGTCGAAACTACTTAATTCCTGGTGGTCATGCAGTATTAGCTACTGAGTCAGCGAGAAAAGTTTTAGCAGAAAACTTGCGTCAGAGAGCTAAGAAAGAAAATAAAGTTATTGAAGATGCTAACAAATTAGCTGAAAGCATTAATGGTTTGACAGTAAAAATTACTGCCAAAACTATTGAAGGTGGAAAGCAATTGTTTGGTTCTATTACTTCTAATCACCTAGCCGATGAGCTAGAGAAATTAGGGCATACGGTAGACCGTAAATTTGTTAAGCTGAACAACATCAAAACAATAGGCTCTTACGATGCTGAAGTGCGTTTGCACAGAGAAGTAAAAGCTTCTATTGTTGTTGAGGTCGTTGCTCAATAATTTTCAAAATTAGATATTTAAAAGCTCTCGAGAAATCGAGAGCTTTTTTTTTACTCGTACCTTAAGGCCTCTATGGGGTCTAGCTTAGCGGCTTTGGCGGCAGGGAAGAAGCCAGATATTAACCCTACTACTATACATAGGGCTACTCCAGAAAGAATCCATACCCAAGGCGTAATAAAGCTACTGCCAATTACTATTGATGTAATATTCCCTATTAGAATACCCAGTACGATGCCTATTATTCCGCCAAGTTGACAAATTACGATGGCTTCTATCAGAAATTGCCAACGTATAATTTTAGAGGTTGCGCCCAATGCTTTTCGAGTGCCTATTTCTTTGGTGCGTTCAGTTACCGATACCAGCATTATATTCATTAGTCCAATAGCCGAGCCAAACAAAGTAATGATGCCAATAACTAGAGCGGCGATAGTTACATATTTGATGTTTTCAAACATGATTTGAGTAAGATTGTCACTTCTTATGATGTCGAAGTTATCTTCTTCTATGGGTTTTAGTTTCCTAACAACACGCATTTTTGCTATGGCCTGACCTATAGTAGAGTTTAGCATTTCTGATTTTTCGGAAAGAACACTTATGGTAAATGACTGACCAGGATATCCAAAATACTGACGGGCATTTGTGAGGGGTATCAAACAACTTTTGTCGCCACCAAAACTCATGCTAGATCCTTTTGCTGC contains:
- the rpsF gene encoding 30S ribosomal protein S6, which gives rise to MNHYETVFILNPVLSEEQMKETVQKFIKLLKESKAKIVAEEHWGLKKMAYSIQKKRTGFYYLIEFTSDDNEINNKLELAYKRDERLMRWITVKLDKHAVVYAESRRKRLNSNKKQEA
- the rplI gene encoding 50S ribosomal protein L9 codes for the protein MELILLQDVEKLGFKDEIVNVKNGYGRNYLIPGGHAVLATESARKVLAENLRQRAKKENKVIEDANKLAESINGLTVKITAKTIEGGKQLFGSITSNHLADELEKLGHTVDRKFVKLNNIKTIGSYDAEVRLHREVKASIVVEVVAQ
- a CDS encoding ABC transporter permease, whose product is MKLMIENIKIALQSIRTNLLRTVLTIFIIAIGIAALVGIQTAIESIKSSISENFTSMGANTFNIRNKSSNVRIGKSGVKPKRYASISYAEAMRFKNEFPVITSISSWASSTASITYKSKKSDPNINVTGTDENYILTAGYKLSEGRNFTASEVKEGKHLALIGEEVKNNIFDNSSPLGKLISIGGNKYRVIGVLAAKGSSMSFGGDKSCLIPLTNARQYFGYPGQSFTISVLSEKSEMLNSTIGQAIAKMRVVRKLKPIEEDNFDIIRSDNLTQIMFENIKYVTIAALVIGIITLFGSAIGLMNIMLVSVTERTKEIGTRKALGATSKIIRWQFLIEAIVICQLGGIIGIVLGILIGNITSIVIGSSFITPWVWILSGVALCIVVGLISGFFPAAKAAKLDPIEALRYE
- the rpsR gene encoding 30S ribosomal protein S18 gives rise to the protein MADDIRYLSPVDVNNRNTKKYCRFKKAGIKYIDYKDPDFLMRFVNEQGKILPRRITGTSLKYQRKVSQAIKRCRHLALMPYVGDMLK